The following proteins are encoded in a genomic region of Corylus avellana chromosome ca4, CavTom2PMs-1.0:
- the LOC132178812 gene encoding uncharacterized protein LOC132178812 yields the protein MSFNPRRILTPGASRKRKERESLFSKKSSAAPASAQAAAPTTAPKPDEPLSSNRLLAGYMAYEFLTKGTLFGQKYDPDRASAEPLASSSAESKRSKQEAEPSVKKEHQSYAVVASVLKTDGAHIPGIVNPTQLARWIQM from the coding sequence ATGAGTTTCAATCCCCGTCGGATTTTGACGCCTGGCGCGTCAAGAAAGCGTAAAGAGAGAGAATCtttattctcaaaaaaatcGTCGGCTGCTCCCGCTTCGGCTCAAGCCGCTGCTCCAACAACAGCTCCGAAGCCCGATGAACCGCTCTCGTCAAACCGGCTGTTAGCCGGGTACATGGCGTACGAATTCTTGACCAAGGGTACCCTATTTGGGCAGAAGTACGACCCGGATCGAGCCTCGGCCGAGCCCCTGGCGAGCTCCTCAGCCGAGTCGAAGAGGTCGAAGCAGGAAGCCGAGCCGAGCGTCAAGAAGGAGCACCAGAGCTACGCTGTGGTGGCGAGCGTACTGAAGACGGATGGGGCCCACATTCCAGGGATTGTCAACCCCACTCAACTCGCTCGGTGGATTCAGATGTGA